One stretch of Nicotiana tabacum cultivar K326 chromosome 18, ASM71507v2, whole genome shotgun sequence DNA includes these proteins:
- the LOC142172792 gene encoding uncharacterized protein LOC142172792, with product MTEFFEKWHIKRILSTPYHPAGNGQAESSNKVILNILKKKLEDAKGLWPKLLLEVLWAYRTTPKTSTGETPYSLVYGTDAVIPVKVGEPRLRFSNESGPNSDESRLQDLDEVEERRDMAHVRMVAQKQQVERYYNKKAKVRPLKVGDYVLKAKTQAAKDPSEGKLGTNWDGPYKITAATNKRAF from the coding sequence ATGACCGAGTTtttcgaaaaatggcacatcaagcgaATACTCTCCACACCATACCATCCCGCCGGCAATGGCCAAGCCGAATCCTCCAATAAAGTGATactgaatatattgaaaaagaagctcgAGGACGCGAAAGGGTTATGGCCTAAACTACTACtagaagtattatgggcataccgcactacGCCAAAAACTAGCACAGGCGAGACGCCGTATTCACTAGTTTACGGGACTGACGCAGTTATACCCGTCAAAGTCGGAGAACCTAGGTTGAGATTCTCCAACGAAAGCGGACCAAACAGCGATGAAAGTAGGCTACAAGATCTGGACGAAGTCGAAGAACGAAGGGATATGGCCCACgtaagaatggtagcccaaaagcaacaagtagaaagaTACTATAACAAGAAGGCCAAAGTACGACCGCTCAAGGTCGGAGACTATGTCctcaaagctaaaacacaagcagcGAAAGATCCTAGCGAGGGAAAACTAGGAACAAACTGggacggaccatacaaaatcacggcGGCAACAAACAAAAGAGCATTCTAG